One Trichormus variabilis 0441 genomic window, TGCTCTTGATAAAATGTTACTTGTTGTTCAACAGCTTGTAATTGCTCTCTTAACGCTTGTAACTGGCTTAAATCATACTCAGACTCTAAGCGTTGGGGCATAAAATTAGTATTGCCCTTGACTAGCCTAAATAGTTCTTGAGATAGCTGTTGTACTAGTTGATCTCGAAGCTGTAGTTCTTGACGCAGCTGCGATACTTCTGTCGATAGAGATTGGATGTTGGGTGTGTCAGTTTGGATCACGGTGGCTTACAGTTCCCATTGACGAATGTCGAACCTTATGTCTAACTGCAATAGTACTGCTTTTGACAAGTACTTGTTAATCTAGCATTCCCAACTAAATCAAAAAAAAGCCAAAAGGTAAAATTTTTTGTAAAAGGAATTAGGGACTGGGGATTGGGGGACTAAAGATTGCTGTTATTGTTTTCTTCGCTCCCTGCTCCACAGACTCTTACTGAGTATTGAGTTATGACAACCCAACACCCAGTATAGATTAGTTAGAGACTATATTAAGCGGTGACAGCAACTTTGTCTTCTTTTTCTTTTGTTACTTCTTGCTTAACTGTTAAGTAGCGAATTACTTCTTCGCTCAACCGCATAGCACGTTCTAAAATAGCGATCGCTTTTCCTGGTGCATTGTAGTTAAACTGCACGTAGAAACCATCACGCTGCTTCTTGATTTCATAGGCTAGACGGCGCTTACCCCGATTCTGCACTTCGATATCAGTTGCGCCTTGTTCTTGCAGCAGGTTTTGATATTTGGCGATCGCTAGTTCCACCTGTTCATCTGTCAGGTCAGGACGTAGGATGTATAAGGTTTCGTAAACTGTGGACATTGTTACTAAGTCTCCTTTTGGACAAGCTGGCTGCTCGTACTAATTTATACAATAGTTTGATAATAACTACTTGCATCAATCAACATCTGAGCAACAAGGAACTATAATCTTACCAGTTTTCAATTTGAATCATCATCTCAATCCGCCGAAATATCAAGGATATTCATCAAAGTTATGGCGCAGCGCTACGTGCGAGTTCAAAATCGGGAAGGTAAGATTTACTATGGGTTGCTACAACTGTCTTTCAATGTGCAGGTTCTAGATGCTCCACCGTGGCTGCATGGACAACCCACAGACCTAATTTTAGAACCAGATCATTATCAAATTTTGGCTCCCTGCGCTCCTTCTAAAATTGTCGCAGTGGGCAAAAATTATGCAGATCATGCAGCCGAAATGGGAACGTCAGTTCCAAGTGAACCACTAATTTTCCTGAAGCCACCAACAACGATTATTGCCTCGGAGACAGAGATTAAATATCCTCTCCAGTCGCAACGAGTGGATTATGAAGGAGAATTAGCCTTGATCATTGGCGATCGCACTTGTAACTGTACACCAGAGGAAGCCCAAACTAAAATTTGGGGTTATACCATTGCCAATGATGTGACAGCGCGGGATTTACAGCGAAAAGATGGGCAATGGACAAGAGCTAAAGGTTTTGATACTTTCTGCCCATTGGGACCTTGGATTGTCCGCGAATTGAGTCCAGGGGCAAGATTACAGACCTTTCTCAATGATGATGCTAATCCCGTACAATCGGCGGGAATTGATCAAATGGTATTTGCCCCTGATTTTTTGGTGTCATATATCAGTCAGGTGATGACATTGCTTCCCGGAGATGTGATTTTAACGGGTACGCCAGAGGGTGTAGGAGCTTTGCAACAAGGCGATCGCATCCGTGTAGAAATTGAAGGTATCGGTCGCCTAGAAAACACCGTAGCAGCCCATTAACTCTAGCGTACCTGCATATAAACAGCATCAGAAATGGCGGGAATTTCTGCGTAACGTCCCAACAAAGAGTTAGCCACACAATAGACCACAGCAGCAATGATGCCGATGAAAATAGTTGTGTATAAGGTTTGTATGGCAAAGCCACCAGTAGGAATTAATCCAACTACATCTGTGAGGATGCTAAACAAAAATATAATGATGTCTAACAATATGGCCTGCATGGTGTTGAAACGAATAAAATGATTAATTTTTTCGTTCCTCACTACCAATAACCATAAGGCAAAGAAAATGATGATTCCGGCATAGCGAACGCCGTAATAAATTCTCAATAGTGGAATGAGGGGCAGAAACAGCAGTTGCAAAACTGGAAACTGTCTCAACAAAAACTCACCAAAGACAAATACTTCAATTAGAGGAAGCAGGTAAGGTAAACAAGCAAATATTCTATCTTTAATCGTTGTAGACCCGCGCCATGTCATCGTGCGTTCTCCTGTGGCTAAATTTTATGAGCTACTTGAGCTTAGGATAACGCAGTTACTCAGCATTACTAGCAATTATGATTATTCTATATGGGCAACACGAAAACCCATGAGACATTCGTACTGCTCTGGTTGCTCTTGGGCTAGTTGACTAATAGCTTGACCACAGGTGAGCTTACCACCGCGCCATCGAGGTTGACCACTGCCGTTAGCGAGTAAACAAGATGGACAAACTCTCTCAGGGGCGAGGATTTGATCTTCCATTAAAATGACTAGCATCTCATCTCCTCCTGTAACTCCTCAAATGGATCAAAGTTAGGGTTGAGTAGTGATTAGTGAATAAATGTATCCGATCCATACTTTTTTTTGCAGCAGGTAACTTGGCAGACTCTTAGTTCAGCACCATTTTTGGGGAAAATTTTATTCATAAAAAATTGCCAAGTGAGTCTGAATTTATTGTATGTTGTATATCTCAGAGATTAACTCTTTGGGTGAACACTCATATATAAATTATTATTCCTTTTGACAAAGAAGCTGAATCAAGCTAGTAGTATTCGTCCCACTGATGTATTGAATGATGGAGAGTATTTATAATTCATATTTCCGGAAAGAGGCAAATGATGGTTATCCCATTAACCAATCTGGGAGCTAATAATAAATAAATCAGCATAAATAAAAGTCAATGGTACAGATGCGTTCATCGGATATGTACAGTAGCCAAAAT contains:
- a CDS encoding Tic20 family protein, producing the protein MTWRGSTTIKDRIFACLPYLLPLIEVFVFGEFLLRQFPVLQLLFLPLIPLLRIYYGVRYAGIIIFFALWLLVVRNEKINHFIRFNTMQAILLDIIIFLFSILTDVVGLIPTGGFAIQTLYTTIFIGIIAAVVYCVANSLLGRYAEIPAISDAVYMQVR
- a CDS encoding fumarylacetoacetate hydrolase family protein; translated protein: MAQRYVRVQNREGKIYYGLLQLSFNVQVLDAPPWLHGQPTDLILEPDHYQILAPCAPSKIVAVGKNYADHAAEMGTSVPSEPLIFLKPPTTIIASETEIKYPLQSQRVDYEGELALIIGDRTCNCTPEEAQTKIWGYTIANDVTARDLQRKDGQWTRAKGFDTFCPLGPWIVRELSPGARLQTFLNDDANPVQSAGIDQMVFAPDFLVSYISQVMTLLPGDVILTGTPEGVGALQQGDRIRVEIEGIGRLENTVAAH
- the rpsF gene encoding 30S ribosomal protein S6, which encodes MSTVYETLYILRPDLTDEQVELAIAKYQNLLQEQGATDIEVQNRGKRRLAYEIKKQRDGFYVQFNYNAPGKAIAILERAMRLSEEVIRYLTVKQEVTKEKEDKVAVTA